A stretch of the Enterobacter mori genome encodes the following:
- the xylB gene encoding xylulokinase: MYIGIDLGTSGVKAILLSEQGDVLATQTEKLQVSRPHPLWSEQDPEQWWQATDRAIKALGMQHSLRDVKALGIAGQMHGATLLDSQHRVLRPAILWNDGRCAEECALLEERVPTSRDITGNLMMPGFTAPKLLWVQRHEPEIFRQVAKVLLPKDYLRFRMTGDFASDMSDAAGTMWLDVAKRDWSEVMLDACHLTRDHMPALFEGSEVTGTLQSSIAERWNMPAVPVVAGGGDNAAGAVGVGMVEAGQAMLSLGTSGVYFAVSDGYRSNPESAVHSFCHALPGKWHLMSVMLSAASCLDWAAKLTGMADVPAFIEAAQQADENAGAVWFLPYLSGERTPHNNPEAKGVFFGLTHQHGPAELARAVLEGVGYALADGMDVVHDCGLKPSSITLIGGGARSSYWRQMLSDISGLQLDYRTGGDVGPALGAARLAQIAVNPEKPLAQLLPQLALEQTHLPDAARHSRYAERRDVFRRIYQQLLPLMS, translated from the coding sequence ATGTATATCGGGATCGATCTTGGCACATCGGGTGTGAAAGCCATCCTGTTAAGCGAACAGGGCGACGTGTTGGCCACGCAGACGGAAAAACTGCAGGTTTCACGTCCGCATCCGCTGTGGTCTGAACAGGACCCGGAGCAGTGGTGGCAGGCGACGGATCGCGCAATCAAAGCCTTAGGCATGCAGCACAGTCTCCGTGATGTAAAAGCGCTGGGAATTGCCGGACAAATGCACGGCGCAACGCTGCTGGACAGCCAGCACCGCGTGTTGCGTCCAGCGATCCTCTGGAACGACGGTCGCTGTGCAGAAGAGTGCGCGCTTCTTGAAGAACGCGTACCAACCTCTCGTGACATCACCGGCAACCTGATGATGCCAGGTTTCACCGCACCAAAACTCTTGTGGGTACAGCGCCATGAACCTGAGATTTTCCGTCAGGTAGCGAAAGTTCTGCTGCCGAAAGATTATCTGCGTTTTCGCATGACGGGTGATTTCGCCAGTGATATGTCTGACGCGGCGGGCACGATGTGGCTCGATGTGGCGAAACGCGACTGGAGCGAGGTGATGCTGGATGCCTGCCATCTGACTCGTGACCATATGCCTGCGCTTTTCGAAGGCAGCGAGGTCACCGGCACACTGCAATCCTCCATTGCTGAACGCTGGAATATGCCTGCCGTACCGGTGGTGGCTGGCGGCGGCGACAACGCGGCGGGCGCTGTCGGTGTCGGGATGGTGGAGGCAGGGCAGGCGATGCTCTCGCTGGGAACCTCCGGCGTCTATTTTGCCGTCAGCGACGGTTATCGCAGCAATCCTGAAAGCGCAGTCCACAGTTTCTGTCATGCCTTGCCGGGGAAATGGCATTTGATGTCGGTGATGCTGAGTGCGGCATCATGCCTTGATTGGGCAGCGAAGCTGACCGGAATGGCGGATGTCCCTGCGTTTATCGAAGCCGCGCAGCAGGCGGATGAAAATGCCGGTGCTGTCTGGTTTTTGCCCTATCTTTCCGGCGAGCGTACGCCGCACAACAACCCAGAAGCGAAAGGGGTGTTTTTCGGTTTAACTCATCAACATGGCCCGGCTGAACTGGCGCGTGCGGTACTGGAGGGCGTCGGGTATGCGCTGGCGGATGGGATGGACGTCGTACATGATTGTGGGCTGAAGCCATCAAGCATTACGCTCATTGGCGGCGGCGCGCGTAGCAGTTACTGGCGGCAGATGCTGTCTGATATTAGCGGTCTACAGCTTGATTATCGCACCGGGGGCGACGTCGGGCCTGCGCTCGGCGCAGCGCGGCTGGCACAGATAGCCGTGAACCCTGAAAAACCGCTCGCACAGTTGCTGCCACAGCTGGCGCTTGAGCAAACGCACCTGCCTGACGCAGCACGACATTCGCGCTACGCGGAAAGGCGTGATGTGTTCCGCAGGATCTACCAGCAGCTGCTGCCGTTAATGTCTTAA